A section of the Streptomyces sp. NBC_01408 genome encodes:
- a CDS encoding pyridoxal-phosphate dependent enzyme — MTAAAPARAAAPGFEDIRRVLADRAPALSGLHAAFAPLEAAAHQLLPRLAALRPTIGDTPLVPVPSRAGRGRVWLKTESANASGTVKSRTAYALVCAAVARAGTPEVRLAEYSGGSLAVALAELCGQLGLDIHLVVPYGAPDRLVCALRRQGAGVSQGRPGTGFLGSMDEAVRVAEREDRRLLLQHCAAEAAAMHREHTGAEIIGQLSGYGVEPVALAAAVGTGGSLAGAAMALTGAWPHCRNLAVFPTEAVYGDERAPSAAPRMNGTGGLGLGIRQPLLSAFPEGWISYTDIAYPQALEAMRRLRREHGIAVSGSGAGAWLSASAEVDQGPPGRNAVAVVAGRGTIEEWEHATAR; from the coding sequence ATGACGGCCGCCGCCCCGGCCCGGGCGGCCGCCCCCGGCTTCGAGGACATCCGCCGCGTCCTCGCCGACCGCGCCCCGGCACTGTCCGGCCTCCATGCCGCCTTCGCGCCGCTGGAGGCCGCGGCACACCAGCTGCTGCCCCGGCTCGCCGCCCTCCGCCCCACCATCGGCGACACCCCGCTGGTCCCGGTACCCAGCCGGGCCGGCCGCGGCCGGGTGTGGCTCAAGACGGAATCCGCGAACGCCTCCGGCACGGTCAAGTCCCGTACCGCGTACGCCCTTGTGTGCGCGGCCGTGGCCCGCGCCGGCACCCCCGAGGTGCGCCTCGCCGAGTACTCGGGCGGCAGCCTCGCCGTCGCCCTGGCCGAGCTCTGCGGCCAACTCGGCCTGGACATCCACCTGGTGGTCCCGTACGGGGCACCGGACCGGCTGGTCTGCGCGCTGCGCCGGCAGGGCGCCGGGGTGTCCCAGGGCCGTCCGGGAACCGGCTTCCTCGGCTCCATGGACGAAGCCGTCCGTGTCGCCGAACGCGAGGACCGGCGGCTGCTGCTCCAGCACTGCGCGGCCGAGGCCGCCGCCATGCACCGCGAGCACACCGGCGCCGAGATCATCGGCCAGCTCTCCGGGTACGGCGTGGAGCCCGTCGCCCTGGCCGCCGCCGTCGGCACCGGCGGCAGCCTCGCGGGTGCCGCGATGGCCCTCACCGGAGCCTGGCCGCACTGCCGCAACCTCGCGGTCTTCCCCACCGAGGCCGTCTACGGCGACGAGCGCGCCCCGAGCGCTGCCCCCCGTATGAACGGCACGGGGGGACTCGGCCTCGGAATCCGCCAGCCGCTGCTCTCCGCCTTCCCCGAGGGCTGGATCAGCTACACCGACATCGCCTATCCGCAGGCCCTGGAGGCCATGCGCCGGCTGCGCCGGGAACACGGCATCGCCGTCTCCGGCAGCGGCGCGGGCGCCTGGCTCAGCGCCTCCGCGGAAGTCGACCAAGGCCCACCAGGGCGCAATGCCGTCGCGGTCGTCGCAGGCCGCGGAACGATCGAGGAGTGGGAGCATGCCACAGCACGATGA
- a CDS encoding class I SAM-dependent methyltransferase produces MPQHDEASATEAAARNYCGYREIVRSSFQQWYKDNRDSWSGATTNDRVTHFAIAAAPTDQETEADSGPTRVLDIGCGRGLQTASLAEWLEADVTGLDLLDVWDTPEVAHGSIRFHQGDFLGFHAEGLDLLVDNGCLHHQRREDWPAWVEHGRKMLRPGGAWVVSVFLSPDGRITPHTLPDGRLNWWLTEDLVVELYEAGGLRFTGRLEIDRRFEYEGHQLKYLTLSFVAV; encoded by the coding sequence ATGCCACAGCACGATGAGGCCTCGGCCACCGAGGCCGCCGCGCGGAACTACTGCGGCTACCGCGAGATAGTCCGCAGTTCCTTCCAGCAGTGGTACAAGGACAACCGCGACTCCTGGTCCGGGGCGACCACCAACGACCGCGTCACGCACTTCGCGATCGCCGCCGCCCCCACCGACCAGGAGACGGAGGCGGATTCGGGTCCCACCCGCGTCCTGGACATCGGCTGCGGCCGCGGTCTGCAGACGGCCTCCCTCGCCGAATGGCTGGAGGCCGACGTCACCGGCCTCGACCTGCTCGACGTATGGGACACCCCGGAGGTCGCGCACGGCTCGATCCGCTTCCACCAGGGCGACTTCCTGGGCTTCCACGCCGAGGGCCTGGACCTGCTCGTCGACAACGGCTGCCTGCACCACCAGCGCCGCGAGGACTGGCCTGCCTGGGTGGAGCACGGCCGCAAGATGCTGCGTCCCGGCGGTGCCTGGGTCGTGAGCGTGTTCCTCTCCCCCGACGGGAGGATCACCCCGCACACCCTCCCGGACGGCCGTCTGAACTGGTGGCTCACCGAGGACCTCGTGGTCGAGCTCTACGAGGCGGGCGGCCTGCGCTTCACCGGCCGCCTGGAGATCGACCGCCGCTTCGAGTACGAGGGCCACCAGCTCAAGTACCTGACCCTGTCCTTCGTCGCGGTCTGA
- a CDS encoding isopenicillin N synthase family oxygenase, with product MLKEIALDAQGDDQHIRAALRDGFFLVRNTVPDGLLDEAYAQLGAFFELPAEVKADCRVPGANGQSGYLPPLAEKGEKGRAPDWKELFHWGAPLPSGHPLRERYPARYPQPYFPDHLVPGMSGTLGELHARTARFQLDVMRRLAGALGAAPGYFEEMLADGPVVNRATWYPPMAQAPSADHVWMVEHQDFDLITALPRATAAGLEVRMDGVWTPVEVPEGYAVLNVGMVLERLTGGLARAALHRVVAAPGQGGGRLSLVQFCHPTPWTVLTPLRSCTADGEPDRYPALTAHDLFQRTMYRINRLEQP from the coding sequence GTGCTCAAGGAGATCGCGCTCGACGCCCAAGGCGACGACCAGCACATCCGCGCCGCCCTGCGCGATGGATTCTTCCTGGTCCGCAACACCGTGCCGGACGGCCTGCTGGACGAGGCGTACGCACAGCTCGGCGCGTTCTTCGAGCTGCCCGCCGAGGTCAAGGCCGATTGCCGGGTACCCGGTGCCAACGGCCAGTCCGGGTACCTCCCGCCCCTGGCCGAGAAGGGGGAGAAGGGCCGCGCCCCGGACTGGAAGGAGCTCTTCCACTGGGGCGCCCCGCTCCCCTCCGGCCACCCGCTGCGCGAGCGCTACCCCGCCCGCTACCCCCAGCCGTACTTCCCCGACCACCTGGTCCCGGGCATGAGCGGCACCCTCGGCGAACTCCACGCCCGGACCGCCCGGTTCCAGCTCGACGTCATGCGCCGGCTGGCGGGTGCCCTCGGCGCGGCCCCCGGCTACTTCGAGGAGATGCTGGCGGACGGCCCCGTCGTCAACCGCGCCACCTGGTACCCGCCCATGGCGCAGGCACCCTCCGCCGACCACGTCTGGATGGTGGAGCACCAGGACTTCGACCTGATCACCGCCCTGCCCCGGGCCACCGCCGCCGGTCTCGAAGTGCGGATGGACGGCGTCTGGACCCCGGTCGAAGTGCCCGAGGGGTACGCGGTGCTCAATGTCGGCATGGTCCTGGAACGCCTCACCGGCGGCCTGGCCCGCGCCGCGCTGCACCGCGTGGTCGCCGCACCGGGCCAGGGCGGGGGCCGGCTCTCCCTCGTGCAGTTCTGCCACCCCACCCCGTGGACCGTCCTCACCCCGCTGCGGTCCTGCACCGCCGACGGCGAGCCCGACCGCTACCCGGCCCTGACCGCCCACGACCTGTTCCAGCGCACCATGTACCGCATCAACCGGCTGGAGCAGCCGTGA
- a CDS encoding serine O-acetyltransferase, which produces MTSDRNRISLLRQIREDLDAVVARDPSRPRRREALLHAPWHGLALHRAAHRLHTGGHRFAAALLTLAGRLLSGMEIHPGARVGRRLFIDHGFGVVIGETARVGDDVTLYHGVTLGSRGWSHTGEPAARRHPVIGDDVLIGVGASLLGPITVASGNRIRAHSLVLRDLPPPGMSGRIPPIRNLTRHARNSR; this is translated from the coding sequence GTGACCTCGGACCGGAACAGGATCTCCCTCCTCCGCCAGATCCGCGAGGACCTGGACGCGGTCGTGGCCCGCGACCCCTCCCGGCCGCGCCGACGCGAAGCGCTCCTGCACGCGCCCTGGCACGGACTGGCCCTGCACCGGGCCGCCCACCGCCTCCACACGGGCGGCCACCGGTTCGCCGCCGCCCTGCTCACCCTCGCGGGCCGGCTGCTGTCGGGCATGGAGATCCACCCCGGCGCCCGCGTCGGCCGACGGCTCTTCATCGACCACGGCTTCGGCGTGGTCATCGGTGAGACGGCCCGGGTCGGCGACGACGTGACGCTCTACCACGGCGTCACCCTCGGCTCCCGCGGCTGGTCCCACACCGGCGAGCCCGCCGCGCGCCGCCACCCGGTCATCGGCGACGACGTCCTGATCGGGGTCGGCGCCTCGCTGCTCGGGCCGATCACCGTCGCGAGCGGCAACCGGATCCGCGCGCACTCCCTGGTCCTGCGGGACCTGCCCCCGCCCGGCATGTCGGGCCGGATCCCACCGATCCGCAACCTCACCCGCCATGCGAGGAATTCCCGCTGA
- a CDS encoding SUMF1/EgtB/PvdO family nonheme iron enzyme has protein sequence MKLEDVALSPHFKEYADLAEPVRIHPAGLPGTDPQRLAAAVEDPELPLAERLAAGSVLGLVGDPRIASPAAGASPAASFVPGGTVRIGLPEDESGYVTAAWAHVGVEEEWILKECPEHTVDLADFWIATYPVTNGEYREFLAGTGLEERPTTWYLGAYPWDRSNHPVAGVRPEHADAYAAWLTARTGHPWRLPTEAEWEHAAKGGEGRPYPWPGGFDPAAANTRESTVHTTTPVGAFPAGRSPYGAHDMGGNVEEFTADDYVPYPDGPYVADHLVETMGTYRIARGGSFSRFGDLTRTRRRHGAFPGALYPVGFRLATSERPA, from the coding sequence ATGAAGCTCGAAGACGTGGCCCTGTCCCCGCACTTCAAGGAGTACGCCGACCTGGCCGAGCCCGTCCGGATCCACCCGGCGGGCCTGCCCGGCACCGACCCCCAGCGGCTGGCCGCCGCCGTCGAGGACCCGGAACTGCCGCTCGCCGAGCGGCTCGCCGCCGGCTCCGTCCTCGGCCTCGTCGGCGACCCCCGCATCGCCTCCCCCGCCGCGGGCGCGAGCCCCGCCGCGAGCTTCGTCCCCGGCGGAACGGTCCGCATCGGCCTCCCGGAGGACGAGTCCGGGTACGTCACGGCCGCCTGGGCGCACGTGGGCGTCGAGGAGGAGTGGATCCTCAAGGAGTGCCCCGAGCACACCGTCGACCTCGCCGACTTCTGGATCGCCACCTACCCCGTGACCAACGGCGAGTACCGCGAGTTCCTGGCCGGCACCGGCCTGGAGGAGCGCCCCACCACCTGGTACCTCGGCGCCTACCCCTGGGACCGTTCGAACCACCCCGTGGCCGGCGTCCGTCCCGAGCACGCCGACGCCTACGCGGCCTGGCTGACCGCCCGTACCGGCCACCCCTGGCGGCTGCCCACCGAAGCCGAGTGGGAGCACGCCGCGAAGGGCGGTGAAGGCCGCCCCTACCCCTGGCCGGGCGGCTTCGACCCGGCCGCGGCCAACACCCGCGAGTCCACCGTGCACACGACGACCCCGGTCGGCGCGTTCCCGGCCGGCCGCTCCCCGTACGGCGCCCACGACATGGGCGGCAACGTGGAGGAGTTCACCGCCGACGACTACGTGCCCTACCCGGACGGCCCCTACGTCGCCGACCACCTGGTCGAGACCATGGGCACCTACCGCATCGCACGCGGCGGGTCCTTCTCCCGCTTCGGCGACCTCACCCGCACCCGGCGCCGGCACGGCGCGTTCCCGGGCGCCCTCTACCCCGTCGGGTTCCGCCTCGCCACCAGCGAGCGCCCCGCATGA